The following proteins are encoded in a genomic region of Ornithodoros turicata isolate Travis chromosome 6, ASM3712646v1, whole genome shotgun sequence:
- the LOC135398827 gene encoding uncharacterized protein LOC135398827 isoform X2 produces the protein MRIIFIVFGYSGRGNAPRPTRNHQPLTMNPRQRDALFWNPDPPRGKVSDKCLWAACKAMTTGLLLIVIGASMATLGFYSDHLATTRERRGNTTVLVKNENFEKHLDSLTYVGPLVMGIGGFIIVATCVMTFEARDTSSSSAKFVSAWFKRSRSYVAPRPEISCGATSVSDVSWERFLPGVRHDSTVTEVDRSMVTNALINFSKNLQNSFDGRVVPPGSASAENSSSPREKLHKSQSDPNIGLGSPTFRTTSPLQREEGSAAERECFLRPPNPQLLRPRPFNVSPHDYRKVVSMDCPSPPTVEPLAESLPAHSISSQGSMAMDVYLPEGSVTLKVKDKTKRSDSISPKEPRRGSHASTASSGRFSQDARSSVDSCSSTASHSHSSRVPTSPKSKEAQTSPRDRWKTRQRAASSAAVVLHQHGIGDVHRTPALATASKSTTMKRHPFMRQKAIEASASPEKVPQA, from the exons ATGAGAATCATCTTCATCGTCTTTGGATACTCTGGAAGAG GTAATGCGCCACGGCCTACGCGGAACCATCAACCGCTCACGATGAACCCACGGCAGCGAGACGCCCTCTTCTGGAACCCCGACCCACCGCGGGGCAAAGTGAGCGACAAGTGCCTGTGGGCCGCTTGCAAGGCGATGACCACGGGCCTCCTCCTCATCGTCATCGGAGCTTCGATGGCGACCCTGGGCTTCTACTCTGACCACTTGGCgaccaccagagagcgccgcgGAAACACTACCGTGTTAGTCAAGAACGAAAACTTCGAAAAGCACCTGGACAGCCTCACGTACGTCGGGCCTCTCGTCATGGGCATCGGTGGCTTCATCATCGTGGCGACCTGCGTGATGACCTTCGAGGCGAgagacacgtcgtcgtcgtccgccaAGTTTGTCTCGGCCTGGTTCAAACGGAGCAGGTCGTACGTGGCGCCACGTCCGGAAATCAGCTGCGGCGCTACCAGCGTCAGCGACGTCTCCTGGGAGCGCTTCTTGCCGGGTGTCCGACACGACTCGACGGTGACCGAGGTGGACCGTTCGATGGTGACAAACGCGCTCATCAACTTCAGCAAGAACCTACAGAACAGTTTCGACGGCCGCGTGGTGCCGCCGGGATCGGCGTCGGCCGAAAATTCTAGCAGCCCCCGAGAGAAGCTGCACAAGAGCCAATCCGATCCAAACATTGGGCTCGGATCGCCGACGTTCCGAACGACGTCGCCGCTGCAAAGGGAAGAGGGAAGTGCGGCAGAGCGGGAATGTTTCTTGAGACCTCCGAACCCGCAGTTACTTCGTCCTAGACCGTTCAATGTATCGCCGCACGATTATCGCAAGGTGGTGTCCATGGACTGCCCATCTCCCCCGACGGTAGAACCGCTAGCCGAATCGCTTCCTGCCCACAGCATCTCTTCTCAGGGCTCCATGGCTATGGACGTGTACCTTCCAGAGGGCTCCGTGACCCTCAAGGTCAAGGATAAGACAAAACGGTCAGACTCTATCAGCCCGAAGGAACCGAGACGGGGTAGCCACGCTTCTACAGCGTCTTCTGGAAGGTTCTCTCAGGACGCACGGAGCTCCGTGGACAGCTGTTCTTCGACGGCGTCGCACAGCCACAGTTCCAGGGTGCCGACGAGTCCCAAGAGTAAAGAGGCGCAAACGTCGCCAAGGGACAGGTGGAAGACCCGACAGAGGGCGGCATCGTCCGCGGCTGTCGTACTCCATCAACACGGCATCGGCGACGTGCACAGGACGCCAGCGTTAGCGACGGCGTCCAAGTCGACGACGATGAAGAGACATCCTTTCATGAGACAAAAAGCCATCGAGGCGTCCGCGTCGCCGGAAAAAGTACCGCAAGCTTGA
- the LOC135398827 gene encoding uncharacterized protein LOC135398827 isoform X1, with protein sequence MTAHFFFPPAKAHRLERHRSCSKFRIKDSFLGNAPRPTRNHQPLTMNPRQRDALFWNPDPPRGKVSDKCLWAACKAMTTGLLLIVIGASMATLGFYSDHLATTRERRGNTTVLVKNENFEKHLDSLTYVGPLVMGIGGFIIVATCVMTFEARDTSSSSAKFVSAWFKRSRSYVAPRPEISCGATSVSDVSWERFLPGVRHDSTVTEVDRSMVTNALINFSKNLQNSFDGRVVPPGSASAENSSSPREKLHKSQSDPNIGLGSPTFRTTSPLQREEGSAAERECFLRPPNPQLLRPRPFNVSPHDYRKVVSMDCPSPPTVEPLAESLPAHSISSQGSMAMDVYLPEGSVTLKVKDKTKRSDSISPKEPRRGSHASTASSGRFSQDARSSVDSCSSTASHSHSSRVPTSPKSKEAQTSPRDRWKTRQRAASSAAVVLHQHGIGDVHRTPALATASKSTTMKRHPFMRQKAIEASASPEKVPQA encoded by the coding sequence GTAATGCGCCACGGCCTACGCGGAACCATCAACCGCTCACGATGAACCCACGGCAGCGAGACGCCCTCTTCTGGAACCCCGACCCACCGCGGGGCAAAGTGAGCGACAAGTGCCTGTGGGCCGCTTGCAAGGCGATGACCACGGGCCTCCTCCTCATCGTCATCGGAGCTTCGATGGCGACCCTGGGCTTCTACTCTGACCACTTGGCgaccaccagagagcgccgcgGAAACACTACCGTGTTAGTCAAGAACGAAAACTTCGAAAAGCACCTGGACAGCCTCACGTACGTCGGGCCTCTCGTCATGGGCATCGGTGGCTTCATCATCGTGGCGACCTGCGTGATGACCTTCGAGGCGAgagacacgtcgtcgtcgtccgccaAGTTTGTCTCGGCCTGGTTCAAACGGAGCAGGTCGTACGTGGCGCCACGTCCGGAAATCAGCTGCGGCGCTACCAGCGTCAGCGACGTCTCCTGGGAGCGCTTCTTGCCGGGTGTCCGACACGACTCGACGGTGACCGAGGTGGACCGTTCGATGGTGACAAACGCGCTCATCAACTTCAGCAAGAACCTACAGAACAGTTTCGACGGCCGCGTGGTGCCGCCGGGATCGGCGTCGGCCGAAAATTCTAGCAGCCCCCGAGAGAAGCTGCACAAGAGCCAATCCGATCCAAACATTGGGCTCGGATCGCCGACGTTCCGAACGACGTCGCCGCTGCAAAGGGAAGAGGGAAGTGCGGCAGAGCGGGAATGTTTCTTGAGACCTCCGAACCCGCAGTTACTTCGTCCTAGACCGTTCAATGTATCGCCGCACGATTATCGCAAGGTGGTGTCCATGGACTGCCCATCTCCCCCGACGGTAGAACCGCTAGCCGAATCGCTTCCTGCCCACAGCATCTCTTCTCAGGGCTCCATGGCTATGGACGTGTACCTTCCAGAGGGCTCCGTGACCCTCAAGGTCAAGGATAAGACAAAACGGTCAGACTCTATCAGCCCGAAGGAACCGAGACGGGGTAGCCACGCTTCTACAGCGTCTTCTGGAAGGTTCTCTCAGGACGCACGGAGCTCCGTGGACAGCTGTTCTTCGACGGCGTCGCACAGCCACAGTTCCAGGGTGCCGACGAGTCCCAAGAGTAAAGAGGCGCAAACGTCGCCAAGGGACAGGTGGAAGACCCGACAGAGGGCGGCATCGTCCGCGGCTGTCGTACTCCATCAACACGGCATCGGCGACGTGCACAGGACGCCAGCGTTAGCGACGGCGTCCAAGTCGACGACGATGAAGAGACATCCTTTCATGAGACAAAAAGCCATCGAGGCGTCCGCGTCGCCGGAAAAAGTACCGCAAGCTTGA